The Bombus pascuorum chromosome 9, iyBomPasc1.1, whole genome shotgun sequence genome has a window encoding:
- the LOC132910932 gene encoding smad nuclear interacting protein 1-like, giving the protein MSSSSSESSDDSHHEKSRKRRKHRHSNQDRRSSKKESSSKNKSYRDKREGRDVHKFSRNVRRENNDVHYDRSQGERDKLYRDSRHDHLRREEDRQYDRRRYERSPPRREESRPRYRDYEEKTRRQRGSIEYNKKHDNVNKETRNNLEEVKVRNELSPEWGKPTVKAEAKPKLEEKDKPNFELSGKLTEDTNTVNGVVIKYAEPSDARKPKRRWRLYPFKGEKALPTLYIHRQSAYLMGRDRKVADIPLDHPSCSKQHAVLQYRLVSFQKEGGGEGRRIRPYLIDLESANGTFVNNIKLEPRRYHELLKRDVIRFGFSSREYVLLHEHSKDDSFDDDVPSTTTSIPTLTTTA; this is encoded by the coding sequence atgtcTAGCAGTAGTTCTGAAAGTAGTGACGATAGCCATCACGAAAAGTCACGGAAAAGACGTAAACACAGACACTCTAACCAAGACAGACGATCCAGCAAAAAGGAATCGAGCAGCAAGAATAAAAGTTACAGAGACAAGAGAGAAGGTAGGGACGTTCACAAATTTAGCAGAAACgtaagaagagaaaataatgATGTGCATTATGATAGATCGCAAGGCGAACGGGATAAGTTATATAGGGATAGCCGACATGATCACCTGAGGAGAGAAGAGGATAGACAATATGATAGAAGAAGATATGAGAGATCTCCTCCAAGAAGAGAGGAATCTCGTCCACGATACAGAGACTATGAAGAAAAAACAAGGAGACAGAGAGGCTCTATTgaatataataagaaacatGACAATGTCAACAAAGAAACAAGGAATAATTTGGAAGAAGTAAAAGTAAGAAACGAACTATCGCCAGAATGGGGCAAACCTACTGTTAAAGCCGAGGCTAAGCCAAAGctggaagaaaaagataagCCAAATTTTGAATTATCTGGAAAACTAACAGAAGATACAAACACTGTAAATGGTGTGGTCATTAAATATGCTGAACCATCAGACGCAAGGAAACCTAAACGCAGATGGAGGTTATATCCTTTCAAAGGAGAAAAAGCATTGCCTACTTTGTATATTCACAGACAGTCAGCCTATTTAATGGGCAGAGATCGCAAAGTTGCTGATATTCCCTTAGATCATCCTTCGTGCTCTAAACAGCATGCGGTTTTACAATATCGTTTAGTATCTTTTCAAAAGGAAGGTGGAGGTGAAGGAAGAAGAATTCGCCCTTATCTTATAGACCTAGAGTCTGCAAATGGtacatttgtaaataatataaaattagaaccGAGAAGATACCATGAACTATTAAAAAGGGATGTAATCCGTTTTGGATTCAGCTCTAGAgaatatgttttattacatGAACATAGTAAAGATGATTCGTTTGATGATGATGTTCCCTCAACTACTACAAGTATACCTACTCTTACTACTACTGcatag